From the Rhodoferax sp. WC2427 genome, one window contains:
- a CDS encoding cytochrome P450, which yields MHTTLTTPRPPPFPPGPANRFGGLPLLRQMGRDYLGTVEHLHAAHGDAVYARIGPERTFDFFHPEWVREVLVDKARSFIRWERGTAVFAEVHGQSVLVTEGEVWQRQRRMLQPGFGPKRMAAYADWMVAAAGEALDALPRLPEHTLDFEPLMTQLTMDVVLRTLYGHAVGPDGRAEALAAARAVQTISLDGMQALFWPASLPDWLPHKWPVRQAKHRLDALVRRHIAQRRQEAQAGRPAQDDVLGMLLAARDEQGDQGAQNTLSDQEVRDQCMTIFLAGHETTAAALTWWGHTMAQNPDCARRAQAEVDQALGPRPPQYADIPALPYLAQTLKETMRLYPPAASLISRRSVEPVQIGPWQLPQGALVRVTPWVLHRDGRWFPEPERFDPERFSEAGQAAQVRGSYLPFGTGPRVCIGSLFAMSEMVLVAAMVLQRFSLAPAASAPVQPRLNVILRPAGGMPLRLRRRQNL from the coding sequence ATGCACACCACTCTGACGACCCCTCGACCACCCCCGTTTCCCCCCGGACCCGCCAACCGATTCGGGGGCCTGCCCCTGCTGCGCCAGATGGGGCGCGACTACCTGGGCACCGTAGAACACCTGCATGCGGCCCATGGCGACGCGGTCTATGCGCGCATCGGGCCCGAGCGCACCTTCGACTTCTTCCACCCCGAATGGGTGCGCGAGGTGCTGGTGGACAAGGCCCGCAGCTTCATCCGCTGGGAGCGGGGCACCGCGGTGTTTGCCGAGGTGCACGGCCAGAGCGTGCTGGTCACCGAGGGCGAAGTCTGGCAGCGCCAGCGCCGCATGCTGCAGCCCGGCTTTGGCCCCAAGCGCATGGCAGCCTACGCCGACTGGATGGTGGCCGCCGCAGGCGAGGCGCTGGATGCCCTGCCCAGGCTGCCAGAGCACACCCTGGACTTCGAGCCGCTGATGACCCAGCTGACCATGGACGTGGTGCTGCGCACGCTGTACGGCCACGCGGTAGGGCCGGACGGCCGGGCCGAAGCCCTGGCCGCCGCCCGCGCGGTACAAACCATCAGCCTGGACGGCATGCAGGCCCTGTTCTGGCCCGCCAGCCTGCCCGACTGGCTGCCGCACAAATGGCCGGTGCGCCAGGCCAAGCACCGGCTTGACGCGCTGGTGCGCAGGCACATCGCCCAGCGCCGCCAGGAGGCCCAGGCAGGCCGCCCCGCGCAGGACGATGTACTGGGCATGCTGCTGGCCGCCCGCGACGAGCAAGGCGACCAGGGGGCCCAGAACACATTAAGCGACCAGGAGGTGCGCGACCAGTGCATGACCATCTTCCTGGCCGGGCACGAAACCACCGCCGCCGCACTCACCTGGTGGGGCCACACCATGGCCCAAAACCCCGACTGCGCCCGGCGCGCCCAGGCCGAGGTTGACCAAGCGCTGGGCCCGCGCCCGCCGCAGTACGCCGACATCCCCGCCCTGCCCTACCTGGCGCAAACGCTCAAGGAAACCATGCGCCTGTACCCGCCCGCCGCGTCGCTGATCAGCCGCCGCTCGGTGGAGCCGGTGCAGATCGGCCCCTGGCAACTGCCTCAAGGGGCGCTGGTGCGCGTCACGCCCTGGGTGCTGCACCGCGATGGCCGCTGGTTCCCCGAGCCCGAACGCTTCGACCCGGAGCGGTTTTCCGAGGCCGGCCAGGCGGCCCAGGTGCGCGGCAGCTACCTGCCGTTTGGCACCGGCCCGCGGGTCTGCATCGGCAGCCTGTTTGCCATGAGCGAGATGGTGCTGGTGGCCGCCATGGTGTTGCAGCGTTTCAGCCTGGCACCCGCAGCCTCGGCCCCGGTGCAGCCCCGGCTCAACGTGATCCTGCGCCCCGCCGGGGGCATGCCCTTGCGCCTGCGCAGGCGCCAGAATTTATAA
- a CDS encoding helix-turn-helix domain-containing protein gives MPSLPALRSTASLVAPSWGLSACVRATLFRSTLGVELSPTERLNHFPSSPLCCLSWMVQGETELLARGDEVLAAPQRVHRMAFFGPHTVPTVTRQSGPASGLMLMLLPDALHALTGIDIAAHVNRHSPMHRVLDADWCRMAQAVLDAPNDPARLRLIEDFLLPRWQAARRGGAVPARCADDWVQALGVRALASGMGQSLRQAERRIRAWTGQSLRGLRGRARAESAFFQAREAMDLGLPNWAAIAAESGYADQSHFCRESRRVTGLSPTELRRRMDEDESYWVYRVWS, from the coding sequence ATGCCGTCCCTGCCCGCCCTGCGCTCTACCGCCAGCCTGGTGGCCCCCAGCTGGGGGCTGTCGGCTTGCGTTCGGGCCACGCTGTTTCGCAGCACCCTGGGTGTGGAGCTGTCGCCGACCGAGCGCCTGAACCACTTTCCGTCTTCGCCCCTGTGCTGTCTGTCGTGGATGGTGCAGGGCGAAACCGAACTGCTGGCGCGCGGCGACGAGGTGTTGGCCGCACCGCAGCGCGTGCACCGCATGGCGTTTTTCGGCCCGCACACCGTTCCCACCGTGACCCGCCAGTCGGGGCCGGCAAGCGGCCTGATGCTGATGCTGCTGCCCGATGCCCTGCATGCCCTGACCGGCATCGACATTGCGGCGCACGTCAACCGCCACAGCCCGATGCACCGGGTGCTGGATGCCGACTGGTGCCGCATGGCCCAGGCGGTGCTGGACGCGCCCAACGACCCGGCCCGGTTGCGGCTGATCGAGGATTTTCTGTTGCCCCGCTGGCAGGCGGCGCGGCGTGGAGGGGCTGTGCCTGCACGCTGCGCCGACGACTGGGTGCAGGCGCTGGGCGTGCGGGCCCTGGCATCGGGCATGGGCCAGAGCCTGCGCCAGGCCGAGCGCCGCATCCGCGCCTGGACCGGCCAGTCGCTGCGCGGCCTGCGGGGCCGGGCGCGGGCCGAGTCGGCGTTTTTCCAGGCGCGCGAGGCGATGGACCTGGGCCTGCCCAACTGGGCCGCTATCGCCGCCGAATCGGGTTATGCCGACCAGTCGCATTTCTGCCGCGAGTCCCGCCGCGTGACCGGCCTGAGCCCGACCGAACTGCGGCGGCGCATGGACGAGGACGAGAGCTACTGGGTGTACCGGGTCTGGTCCTAG
- a CDS encoding DUF3616 domain-containing protein, whose translation MLPSTPLLQTAASLLLAMASTQAQAAPPSIQPHGGVWPVQAGFAFDQGKKKALKTRQSVSGIACSLNAQQQRVCLLAFDEGVHARWATLQDAAMVAEPAPLVLRDDTGELDAEGAATDGRYFFVTGSHSAKRKSGDSNPHSRHVIRFQRDPATGRALRSADGALAGYADTGRLWTVMQAQPALKAFTQENAALGDAAGINIEGVAVRDGRLYFGLRSMGAVLAVDAEALFTPAGAVNATVTPLVLGTGRGIRDMEAVAKGFLLLTGPNDAQAYQGVGWAVAWWDGQASSTPVTPQWLASLDLGRVKLGDCDKEIKPEAITVLKETPSSYEVLVLSDGMCEGGPLAFTVPK comes from the coding sequence ATGCTGCCGTCCACCCCGCTCCTCCAAACCGCTGCCAGCCTGCTCCTGGCCATGGCCAGCACCCAGGCCCAGGCGGCACCGCCCAGCATCCAACCGCACGGGGGCGTATGGCCGGTGCAGGCCGGGTTCGCGTTCGACCAGGGAAAAAAGAAGGCGCTGAAAACCCGCCAATCGGTCAGCGGCATCGCCTGCAGCCTCAATGCCCAGCAGCAGCGCGTGTGTCTGCTGGCGTTTGACGAAGGCGTGCACGCCCGCTGGGCCACGCTGCAAGACGCGGCCATGGTGGCAGAACCCGCCCCACTGGTGCTGCGCGATGACACCGGCGAGCTCGACGCCGAAGGGGCCGCCACCGATGGCCGCTACTTTTTTGTGACCGGCTCGCACTCGGCCAAGCGCAAAAGCGGCGACAGCAACCCGCACAGCCGCCACGTCATCCGCTTCCAGCGCGACCCCGCCACGGGCCGCGCATTGCGCAGCGCCGACGGGGCCCTGGCGGGCTACGCCGATACCGGCCGCTTATGGACGGTGATGCAGGCCCAGCCCGCACTGAAAGCCTTTACCCAGGAAAATGCAGCCCTGGGCGACGCTGCCGGTATCAACATCGAAGGCGTGGCCGTGCGCGACGGGCGCTTGTACTTTGGCCTGCGCAGCATGGGGGCGGTGCTGGCGGTGGATGCCGAGGCCTTGTTCACGCCCGCTGGGGCCGTCAACGCCACAGTCACCCCCCTGGTGCTGGGCACAGGCCGTGGTATCCGCGACATGGAAGCCGTGGCCAAGGGCTTTTTGCTGCTGACCGGGCCCAACGATGCCCAAGCCTACCAAGGCGTGGGCTGGGCAGTGGCCTGGTGGGACGGCCAAGCCAGCAGCACCCCGGTCACGCCCCAGTGGTTGGCCTCACTCGACCTGGGCCGCGTCAAGCTGGGCGACTGCGACAAGGAAATCAAGCCCGAAGCCATTACGGTGCTGAAAGAAACGCCCAGCAGCTACGAGGTGCTGGTGCTGTCCGACGGCATGTGTGAAGGCGGGCCGCTGGCGTTCACGGTGCCCAAATAG